Proteins from a single region of Undibacterium sp. KW1:
- a CDS encoding type II secretion system protein: protein MKRTPENGFTLIELLITLAILGVLASIAMPVAQIAVQRSKEKELKLALREIRTAIDQYKRLSDEGRIPKNFNSTGYPATLDILIEGVVDQRDPGHRKIYFLRRLPRDPMQVNVNLEPAASWGRRSYASEANDPQEGDDVYDVYSTSSRQGLNGIAYTQW from the coding sequence ATGAAACGCACACCGGAAAATGGCTTCACCCTGATAGAATTGCTGATTACCCTGGCAATTCTAGGGGTGCTTGCAAGCATTGCCATGCCCGTTGCGCAGATCGCTGTGCAGCGTAGTAAAGAGAAAGAGCTAAAACTGGCACTACGCGAAATACGCACTGCTATCGATCAATACAAGCGTCTCAGTGATGAAGGGCGCATCCCCAAAAACTTCAATTCAACCGGTTATCCAGCTACCCTTGATATACTGATTGAGGGCGTCGTTGATCAACGCGACCCTGGCCACAGAAAAATATATTTCCTGCGCCGCTTGCCGCGTGACCCCATGCAAGTAAATGTCAATCTGGAGCCTGCTGCCAGTTGGGGAAGGCGCAGTTATGCAAGCGAGGCAAATGACCCGCAAGAAGGGGATGATGTGTATGACGTTTACTCGACCAGTTCCCGGCAAGGCTTGAACGGCATCGCTTACACGCAATGGTGA
- a CDS encoding secretin N-terminal domain-containing protein — translation MNSTQYLPPRRLLALMIICMSLFGCAAQMAYRDGKDLIAQDKLEDGLEKFKLAMNEAPGQLEYRKAYLKTREQIIYKLQEQADLSIKLEKLAAARENFQRILNIDPANEQARAGLSRLEQLEQHTALMAEAQASFDKKDYSRTQALTKKVLAENPANVAANKLARMVAESVAQVPQETRLNAAYRKTINIEFRDAPVKQVFEVISRTSGINFLFDRDVKTDQRTSLFLKNSSIESAIHFTLLTNQLEKQVLDGNTILIYPNTAAKQKEYQEMVVKSFYLTNAEAKTVSNSLKTLVKTRDIVVDEKLNMLILRDSPDAIKLAEKIIALQDLPEPEVMLEVEILEIKRTRLLDLGIQWPNSLSLAPLPSASGGALTLRDLKNNLNSSTIGATVGPVSVKARRETGDANLLANPRIRAKNHEKAKILIGERVPNITTTATSTGFVSENINYIEVGLKLEVEPTIYLDNDVGIKIALEVSSLTNQLKTQSGSVAYQIGTRTASTVLRLKNGETQILAGLINDEERSSGNKVPGLGEMPIVGRLFGSQLDDSQKTEIVLSITPHLIRNIQQPEIRNAEFQSGTDTSFRVRPDMSDTAPGSNTNTGALSNDAARSSVKTDNSPANNPANGLGSNNANNAGSINGGIGGIAGTGGITNVGMPQMEWQGPRSVKIGDVFSLQLIMQSDQPVTSVPLILGFDPAVLQIVNVNEGIFLKQGGHLPILMLRLIPKGR, via the coding sequence ATGAATTCAACTCAATATTTACCGCCCCGCAGGCTGCTCGCCCTGATGATAATCTGCATGTCGCTGTTTGGTTGCGCAGCACAGATGGCCTATCGTGATGGCAAAGATTTGATTGCACAAGATAAGCTCGAAGATGGGCTTGAGAAATTCAAGCTTGCCATGAACGAGGCACCTGGTCAGCTTGAATATCGCAAAGCCTATCTTAAAACGCGTGAGCAAATCATCTACAAGCTGCAAGAGCAGGCAGATTTGTCCATAAAATTGGAAAAACTTGCTGCTGCCAGAGAAAATTTTCAAAGAATCCTGAATATCGATCCGGCAAATGAGCAGGCAAGGGCAGGCTTGTCCAGACTCGAGCAACTTGAGCAGCACACCGCTTTGATGGCTGAAGCGCAAGCTTCGTTCGACAAGAAAGATTACAGCCGCACTCAGGCGCTGACTAAAAAAGTATTGGCAGAAAATCCCGCTAATGTCGCAGCCAACAAGCTTGCCAGAATGGTTGCTGAGTCTGTCGCGCAGGTGCCGCAGGAAACCAGGTTAAATGCCGCCTACCGGAAAACCATTAATATTGAATTCCGTGATGCACCGGTCAAGCAGGTCTTTGAAGTGATTTCCCGTACATCAGGTATCAATTTCTTATTTGACCGCGACGTAAAAACTGATCAGCGCACATCCTTATTTCTGAAAAACAGCAGCATAGAATCGGCGATTCATTTTACTTTGCTGACCAATCAGCTGGAAAAACAGGTCCTGGACGGCAATACGATACTCATTTATCCAAATACTGCTGCCAAACAAAAAGAATATCAGGAGATGGTCGTCAAGAGTTTTTACCTGACCAATGCTGAAGCAAAAACCGTGTCGAATTCGCTCAAGACTCTGGTCAAGACGCGCGACATCGTTGTCGATGAAAAACTTAATATGCTTATCCTCAGGGATAGCCCGGATGCTATAAAACTGGCAGAAAAAATCATCGCTCTGCAAGACCTGCCAGAACCCGAGGTGATGCTGGAAGTAGAGATACTGGAAATCAAACGCACCCGTTTGCTGGACCTGGGCATACAATGGCCAAATAGCCTGAGTCTGGCGCCATTGCCATCCGCTTCTGGCGGTGCCCTGACTTTGCGTGACCTCAAAAATAACCTCAATTCATCCACCATAGGTGCGACGGTTGGCCCGGTTTCGGTCAAGGCCAGACGTGAGACAGGTGACGCCAATCTTTTGGCCAACCCACGCATACGTGCAAAAAACCATGAAAAAGCAAAGATATTGATAGGCGAGCGCGTGCCGAATATCACGACCACCGCCACTTCCACTGGTTTTGTTTCAGAAAACATCAACTACATAGAAGTAGGTTTAAAGCTTGAGGTTGAGCCCACTATCTATTTGGACAATGACGTGGGTATCAAGATCGCTCTAGAAGTCAGCAGCCTGACCAATCAATTGAAAACGCAGTCTGGTTCGGTTGCCTACCAGATTGGCACCCGAACAGCCAGTACAGTCCTGCGCCTGAAAAATGGCGAGACGCAAATACTGGCAGGCCTGATCAATGATGAAGAGCGCAGTTCTGGTAACAAGGTGCCCGGCCTCGGTGAAATGCCTATTGTTGGCCGCCTGTTTGGCAGCCAGCTTGACGATAGTCAGAAAACAGAAATCGTCCTGTCGATAACACCACACCTCATACGCAATATCCAGCAGCCAGAAATACGTAATGCCGAATTCCAGTCTGGTACGGACACCAGCTTCAGGGTAAGGCCTGACATGTCTGATACTGCGCCAGGATCAAATACAAACACCGGTGCATTATCTAATGATGCAGCCAGGAGCTCAGTCAAAACGGACAACAGCCCGGCGAACAATCCGGCGAATGGCCTCGGCAGTAACAATGCCAATAATGCCGGAAGCATCAATGGGGGTATAGGTGGTATAGCCGGAACCGGTGGCATCACCAATGTCGGTATGCCACAAATGGAATGGCAGGGCCCACGCAGTGTAAAAATTGGCGACGTATTTTCCTTGCAGTTGATCATGCAATCTGATCAACCCGTAACCAGTGTGCCGCTTATACTAGGTTTTGATCCTGCAGTTCTGCAAATAGTGAATGTCAATGAAGGCATATTCCTCAAGCAGGGGGGGCACCTACCAATTTTAATGCTTCGATTGATCCCAAAGGGCAGGTGA
- a CDS encoding type II secretion system protein, whose amino-acid sequence MPKHTSLSIRPRKPACHQNGMAYLGLLLSVALLSIAALATLQVHSLMQRRAAEEDLLFIGQQYQQALLSYANASPPGTLRAPASLNDLLRDPRYPMPRRHIRQLYLDPITLQADWGLILSPDGKGIIGIYSKSERAPIKLAQFPAALKGFENKKSYQEWVFKGL is encoded by the coding sequence GTGCCAAAGCATACCAGCCTCAGTATCAGGCCACGCAAACCAGCCTGCCATCAAAATGGCATGGCTTACCTTGGCCTGCTATTGAGTGTGGCCTTGTTGTCGATCGCAGCGCTAGCCACCTTGCAAGTTCACAGCCTTATGCAAAGACGTGCTGCAGAAGAAGACTTGCTTTTCATCGGGCAACAATACCAGCAAGCTTTGCTAAGCTATGCCAATGCATCGCCACCCGGCACACTGCGCGCTCCGGCCTCGCTTAATGACTTGCTGCGCGACCCACGTTACCCCATGCCGCGCCGCCACATACGCCAGTTGTACCTGGACCCCATTACTCTGCAGGCAGACTGGGGTTTGATACTGTCGCCAGATGGAAAAGGTATCATAGGCATATATAGCAAGTCTGAGCGCGCACCAATCAAGCTTGCCCAATTTCCTGCCGCATTGAAGGGTTTTGAGAATAAAAAAAGCTACCAGGAGTGGGTGTTCAAGGGCCTTTAA
- a CDS encoding type II secretion system protein, producing MRQAINQYSSYKRNDGFTLIELLVVLAIVALLSTLALPRYYQSLDKGKEAVLVENLRTTRESIDKFYADTGRYPENLEELVDRKYLKSMPIDPITESTTSWQIIAPIDGAQGQVYNIQSGAQGQRADGTAYQSL from the coding sequence ATGCGACAAGCAATAAATCAATACTCCTCGTATAAGCGAAACGATGGTTTTACCCTGATAGAGCTACTGGTGGTGCTCGCCATCGTCGCCTTGCTCAGTACTCTGGCTTTACCCCGCTATTATCAAAGCCTGGATAAAGGTAAAGAAGCTGTTCTGGTCGAAAACCTGCGCACCACCAGAGAAAGCATAGACAAATTTTATGCTGATACCGGCCGCTACCCAGAAAATCTTGAAGAGCTTGTAGATCGCAAGTATTTGAAGAGCATGCCCATAGACCCCATCACCGAAAGCACAACAAGCTGGCAAATCATCGCGCCCATAGATGGCGCACAGGGGCAAGTCTATAATATACAAAGCGGCGCGCAAGGCCAGCGTGCAGATGGCACGGCTTATCAATCTCTTTGA